A stretch of the Medicago truncatula cultivar Jemalong A17 chromosome 5, MtrunA17r5.0-ANR, whole genome shotgun sequence genome encodes the following:
- the LOC11430956 gene encoding receptor-like protein 44 yields the protein MDVACLMKLVLMLWITLITSIKSDPSDEACLTHLNKSLQDPNKSLENWNEATFSKPCNESTSTLKGILCNNGRIYKLSLNNLSLRGTISPFLSNCTNLQTLDLSSNFITGPIPPELQSLVNLAVLNLSSNRLEGEIPPQLTLCAYLNIIDFHDNLLTGPIPQQLGLLVRLSAFDVSNNKLSGPIPASLSNRSSPNLPRFNASSFEGNKDLYGYPLPPLRTKGLSIMAIVLIGVGSGLASLIISFTGVCIWLKVTDRKVALEEGKVSHLMPDY from the coding sequence ATGGATGTAGCATGTTTAATGAAGTTAGTATTAATGTTGTGGATTACATTAATCACATCAATTAAATCAGATCCAAGCGATGAAGCATGTTTAACCCATTTAAACAAATCACTGCAAGACCCAAACAAATCCTTAGAAAATTGGAACGAAGCCACATTCTCAAAACCCTGCAATGAATCAACCTCAACTCTCAAAGGAATACTCTGCAACAATGGCAGAATCTACAAACTCTCGCTCAACAATCTCTCTCTCCGTGGAACAATCTCTCCCTTTCTCTCCAACTGTACCAATCTTCAAACCCTAGACCTCTCTTCCAACTTCATCACAGGACCAATCCCTCCAGAGTTACAATCATTGGTGAATCTTGCTGTGTTGAATCTTTCATCAAATCGTCTTGAAGGTGAGATTCCACCTCAACTCACATTGTGTGCATATCTTAACATAATCGATTTTCATGATAATCTGCTTACTGGTCCAATTCCTCAGCAATTAGGGTTATTGGTTCGCCTCTCGGCTTTCGATGTATCGAATAATAAACTCTCCGGTCCGATTCCAGCGTCGTTATCGAACCGGAGTAGTCCTAACTTACCCAGATTTAATGCAAGCTCTTTTGAAGGGAATAAGGATCTTTACGGTTATCCGTTACCGCCGTTAAGAACTAAGGGTTTATCTATTATGGCTATTGTTTTAATTGGAGTAGGAAGTGGATTAGCGAGTCTTATTATAAGTTTTACTGGGGTTTGTATTTGGTTAAAAGTTACTGATCGGAAAGTTGCATTAGAAGAAGGGAAAGTTAGTCATCTTATGCCTGATTATTGA